A genomic segment from Drosophila willistoni isolate 14030-0811.24 chromosome 2L unlocalized genomic scaffold, UCI_dwil_1.1 Seg168, whole genome shotgun sequence encodes:
- the LOC6652378 gene encoding paired amphipathic helix protein Sin3a isoform X3: MMKRTRVDEVQFGTRPGAPVSGGGPGGAAAASGIIPISTSGSASLGVNATSVTIGTVVPSAHNATISGMSSIHHRLLTPQHGGAQTIAYLPSTTPTATNLKTTSSLVDNPTTGVVATQAATIVGGGGAVVVSTGTAGTQTLQFTTTYSVASIQAGGPLKTGTADGNTVQIHVTGGVPSSGPLPANSQSISGNPQTGQPVRQRTISGTQTQSSVAAVVSNLSSTSSQPLQTLSTSQTPPAGQATPPSSANPISIGNITPPQGGQSSGGGSATPRLKVEDALSYLDQVKYQYADQPQIYNNFLDIMKEFKSHCIDTPGVIERVSTLFKGHTELIYGFNMFLPPGYKIEIHSDALGCSVPVVSMPSPPGAPSSTSTVHMITGNNPLSSAGHSLKTPTAATAAPLSQSGSATTSVTVAQIHATGTGAVNLMTHGGASLTQATMQALQHQQSTPTQSQSPGAPHGHVHVSVTSSPTSGQPHTISVSSAGGHNVPQNYSRDRERATITPTAGQVGHGGPPVPVATTTSIVVGGPPTPNSLSELSPHGGGSGTGMGVVAAAGNQHNLHHIQQAHQSILLGETTGQQNQPVEFNHAITYVNKIKNRFQNQPAKYKKFLEILHAYQKEQKVIKEGTLNQGKMLTEQEVYTQVAKLFGQDEDLLREFGQFLPDATNHQSSAAAPTGSGGGQYLSKSSAAAIHNHHHDQQQNKQRPPTATLSGGAHISMSSTTSLPTPHSGGSPLHLSSGATLSSVENSANAHAAAIGNLSAVNTSVSIKTYNNNNSQQQNHAMGSGLSNRNDVIFDKDYNAGLPSGLQPNQRAPGIGHHTVSGHPVGNLRAGGLLSYDKEHRNNHHVQKYVGSHHHHAQNQSIGQHMKKSPIYGGSGLSSITNLGDHSLDRSSPGVGYATTPLPTGTNSFHSHHNQLGSGPLSISRRPLEEHPGSSGGPPPAKRPKPYCRDVSFSEASSKCTISDAAFFDKVRKALRSPDVYDNFLRCLTLFNQEIVSKTELLGLVSPFLTKFPDLLRWFTDFLGPTVGGPVSGLIDGLPLAATQQRQGGSNSSNDRAGIHQSSADYVQDVDLSLCKRLGASYCALPPSTVPKKCSGRTALCKEVLNDKWVSFPTWASEDSTFVTSRKTQFEETIYRNIHRTEDERFELDLVIEVNSATIRVLENVQKKMSRMSSEELAKFHLDDHLGGTSQTIHQRAIHRIYGDKSGEIIQGMKKSPSVAVPIVLKRLKVKEEEWRDAQKNFNKQWREQNEKYYLKSLDHQAINFKPNDMKALRSKSLFNEIETLYDERHDQEDDMMDSTGPHLILPYKDKTILDDAANLLIHHVKRQTGIQKQEKQKIKQIIRQFVPDLFYAPRQPLSDDERDDDDNTKVDVDLVPLHRTSEMLSSTDITCNKDSENISSATSSPVRSLSGPSVAVKKEVGAAITGKPINATNNTATGTSSTTDDIGPSTSTVAVVDDLGCSATTLNAKRDFLSQSSRGDEQTNTNINSTYSIVSSSSNSSREGEVSLPDVEVKQEKHSVELTHTHPSLLPLHAQSQHQDESYSLFFANNNWYLFLRLHAILCDRLHAMYERARLLAIEEERSRANRRESTATALRLKPKPDIQMEDYYPTFLDMLKNVLDGNMDSNTFEDTMREMFGIYAYISFTLDKVVSNAVRQLQYCVTERAALDCVELYATEQRRGSTGGFCRDANKYNEKEMVYQRKAENILNEENCFKVYIYKIDCRVTIELLDSEPEELEKSVIKEQKFSKYVEHLANPAIEVGGADGRGSSANIISNAVLNLEMPETSEIKKEEEEENAEHQNSGGKRKPRFLLRNKRRSKLHEEQVRQLFEQKKAEEQQKPATTIAAGVLSTGSECCDSPISNNNNSWSKRLPERLGTPQVGLAEQYAFNDRDEINAIVSNGRCFVTSKNLKLLKYDAVRRAKKSHCRVTQAKHAQFQIFVNKWLQKYVSDQQHKHCTDWLLGRTSEQVCSSGWGITSKTKCLQNKDTTRTPYRVYSKYKVIQVAPTLTTSSVTTSAVAAQETTSIVPSSTATAFASSSSFNNTSNNNTITNITTILPSTETTSTPSISGSSSNRTPQQQLCNSAAAAANISSNSEAALQQVRPMES; encoded by the exons ATGATGAAGCGCACTCGCGTTGATGAGGTGCAGTTTGGCACACGTCCTGGAGCCCCAGTTTCAGGAGGAGGAcctggtggtgctgctgcagCCAGCGGTATTATTCCTATTTCCACCTCAGGCAGTGCCAGTTTGGGAGTCAATGCAACGAGTGTTACTATTGGTACAGTTGTACCAAGTGCACACAATGCTACAATTAGTGGAATGAGCTCCATTCATCATCGGCTTTTGACTCCACAGCATGGAGGCGCCCAGACCATAGCGTATTTGCCGTCGACCACGCCCACGGCAACGAATTTGAAGACAACCAGCTCACTTGTGGATAATCCGACCACAGGTGTGGTTGCAACTCAGGCTGCTACAATagtaggaggaggaggtgcTGTAGTTGTCTCAACAGGAACTGCAGGAACTCAAACATTACAATTTACCACAA CGTATAGCGTGGCTTCTATTCAAGCTGGAGGCCCCCTTAAAACTGGCACAGCCGATGGCAATACTGTGCAAATTCATGTTACTGGTGGTGTACCATCTTCTGGACCACTGCCGGCTAATTCGCAGAGTATATCAGGCAACCCTCAAACAGGTCAGCCCGTACGACAGCGAACAATAAGTGGCACCCAGACCCAAAGTAGTGTTGCTGCCGTAGTCAGTAATCTTTCATCAACGTCATCACAGCCGCTTCAAACTTTAAGCACCTCACAGACGCCGCCGGCGGGTCAAGCTACTCCTCCATCATCAGCAAATCCAATTAGTATAGGGAATATAACGCCACCACAAGGCGGGCAATCATCTGGCGGAGGCAGTGCCACGCCTCGCCTTAAAGTGGAAGACGCCTTGAGCTATCTCGACCAGGTCAAATATCAATATGCGGATCAGCCGCAAATATATAATAACTTTTTGGACATTATGAAGGAGTTTAAGAGTCACTGTATAGATACCCCAGGGGTAATAGAACGCGTATCCACACTTTTTAAAGGACACACAGAGTTGATATATGGCTTTAACATGTTTTTACCACCTGGGTACAAGATTGAGATTCATTCTGATGCCTTGGGTTGCTCGGTGCCAGTTGTGTCAATGCCTTCGCCACCTGGAGCACCTTCTAGTACTAGCACAGTGCATATGATAACTGGCAATAATCCACTTTCTAGTGCGGGGCATTCTTTAAAGACACCCACAGCAGCAACTGCAGCTCCATTATCTCAATCAGGTAGTGCCACTACATCAGTGACCGTAGCACAAATCCATGCAACAGGAACGGGAGCTGTTAATTTAATGACTCATGGGGGTGCATCTTTGACGCAAGCCACTATGCAAGCTTTGCAGCATCAGCAGTCTACACCCACTCAGTCGCAATCGCCAGGAGCGCCGCACGGCCATGTACACGTGAGCGTGACCAGCTCGCCTACAAGCGGCCAACCGCATACAATATCAGTATCGTCTGCGGGAGGACACAACGTGCCACAGAATTACTCTCGTGATCGTGAGCGTGCCACAATAACGCCTACAGCTGGTCAAGTAGGACACGGTGGACCTCCCGTTccagtagcaacaacaactagtATTGTGGTGGGTGGGCCACCTACCCCCAATTCGTTAAGTGAATTAAGTCCGCATGGAGGTGGCAGTGGAACAGGAATGGGAGTAGTTGCAGCAGCAGGTAACCAGCACAATCTACATCACATACAACAGGCGCATCAATCTATTCTACTGGGTGAGACAACGGGACAACAAAATCAACCAGTGGAGTTTAATCATGCCATTACTTATGTTAACAAGATCAAG AACCGTTTTCAAAACCAACCGgctaaatataaaaaatttctcGAGATTCTTCATGCCTATCAAAAGGAGCAGAAAGTCATTAAGGAGGGTACTCTAAATCAGGGTAAAATGCTCACGGAACAAGAAGTGTATACACAAGTCGCCAAGCTCTTTGGACAAGATGAAGATTTGTTAAGGGAATTCGGCCAGTTTCTTCCGGACGCCACAAATCATCAATCATCAGCTGCAGCTCCGACGGGCTCAGGCGGGGGTCAATATCTCTCAAAATCGTCGGCAGCAGCTATACACAATCATCATCATGACCAACAACAGAATAAGCAACGCCCACCCACAGCCACATTAAGTGGCGGAGCTCATATTAGCATGTCATCAACAACGTCATTACCAACACCGCACAGTGGCGGATCTCCGCTTCATTTAAGTAGTGGAGCTACCCTTTCTTCTGTTGAAAATAGTGCAAATGCACATGCGGCTgcaattggaaatttgtcggCTGTTAATACAAGTGTCAGTATAAAgacctacaacaacaataactcCCAGCAACAGAATCACGCGATGGGCAGCGGTTTGTCCAATAGAAATGATGTTATTTTTGATAAGGACTATAACGCTGGCTTGCCATCTGGCTTACAGCCAAATCAAAGGGCACCAGGCATTGGACATCATACCGTAAGTGGTCATCCTGTCGGTAATCTCCGCGCAGGTGGCCTTCTTTCTTACGATAAGGAGCATCGCAATAATCATCACGTACAAAAATATGTTGGGAGTCATCACCATCACGCTCAAAATCAAAGCATTGGCCAACACATGAAAAAGTCACCTATATATGGAGGAAGCGGTTTATCCAGTATAACGAATCTTGGCGATCATTCATTGGATCGTAGTTCACCTGGTGTCGGTTATGCGACGACACCGCTTCCAACTGGCACAAATTCGTTTCATTCACATCACAATCAACTTGGTTCAGGTCCCTTATCTATCTCCAGAAGGCCATTGGAAGAACATCCGGGTAGCAGTGGCGGACCCCCTCCGGCAAAAAGACCGAAACCGTATTGTCGAGATGTTAGCTTTTCGGAAGCATCGAGCAAATGCACCATTTCGGATGCTGCGTTTTTCGATAAGGTGCGCAAGGCATTACGCAGTCCAGATGTTTATGATAATTTCCTGCGATGCCTTACACTATTTAATCAAGAAATCGTTTCTAAAACGGAACTATTGGGTCTTGTATCGCCATTTTTGACGAAATTTCCCGATTTGCTGCGCTGGTTTACCGATTTTCTTGGACCCACTGTGGGAGGACCTGTTAGCGGGCTTATTGACGGTTTACCATTGGCAGCCACTCAACAGCGTCAAGGTGGCAGTAATAGTTCCAATGATCGGGCTGGTATTCATCAAAGCTCAGCCGATTATGTGCAAGATGTGGATTTGTCTTTATGCAAGCGTCTTGGGGCCTCTTATTGTGCGTTGCCTCCGTCCACAGTCCCAAAGAAATGCAGTGGCAGAACGGCATTATGCAAAGAAGTTCTTAACGATAAGTGGGTCTCATTTCCAACTTGGGCTAGTGAGGATTCCACATTTGTTACTTCCAGAAAGACCCAATTCGAGGAGACCATATACAG GAATATTCACAGAACTGAGGATGAACGCTTCGAATTGGACCTTGTAATTGAGGTCAATAGTGCTACCATTCGAGTTTTGGAGAATGTTCAGAAAAAAATGTCACGGATGTCCTCGGAAGAACTAGCCAAATTTCATTTGGATGACCATTTGGGTGGTACCTCTCAGACCATTCATCAGCGAGCCATTCACCGCATTTATGGCGACAAATCTGGTGAAATCATTCAGGGAATGAAGAAAAGCCCTTCCGTGGCTGTTCCTATCGTTCTTAAGCGCCTGAAAGTGAAAGAGGAAGAGTGGCGAGATGCTCAAAAG AACTTCAACAAACAATGGCGCGAACAAAATGAGAAGTATTACCTCAAATCACTGGATCATCAAGCAATTAATTTTAAGCCCAATGACATGAAGGCTCTGCGATCCAAGAGCCTGTTCAATGAAATTGAAACATTGTACGATGAACGTCATGATCAAGAGGATGATATGATGGACTCAACTGGACCACATTTAATATTGCCCTATAAAGACAAAACAATTTTGGATGATGCAGCTAATTTACTTATCCATCATGTTAAACGTCAGACCGGTATTCAAAAGCAAGAAAAGcagaaaatcaaacaaattatTCGACAATTTGTGCCTGATCTCTTTTATGCGCCAAGGCAGCCGCTTAGCGACGATGAGCGTGATGATG ATGACAAtacaaaagtggacgttgatTTGGTGCCATTGCATAGGACCTCAGAAATGTTATCGTCTACTGACATTACCTGCAACAAGGACAGCGAAAATATCTCCAGCGCAACGTCTTCGCCTGTACGAAGTTTAAGCGGCCCATCTGTGGCAGTTAAAAAAGAAGTCGGTGCGGCTATTACTGGAAAACCGATAAATGCAACGAACAATACCGCAACTGGGACCAGCTCTACAACCGATGACATTGGGCCGTCGACGTCAACGGTTGCAGTAGTAGACGATCTCGGGTGCTCAGCAACGACTTTAAACGCTAAGAGAGATTTTTTGAGTCAAAGTAGTAGAGGAGATGAGCAAACAAATACCAACATAAACTCAACATATTCTATAGTCTCCTCCTCATCTAATAGTTCACGGGAAGGTGAAGTTTCGCTTCCTGATGTTGAAGTAAAGCAAGAAAAGCATTCCGTAGAGTTGACCCACACACATCCTTCTTTGCTGCCTTTGCATGCTCAAAGTCAACATCAG GATGAGTCGTATTCGTTATTCTTTGCCAATAATAATTGGTATTTGTTTCTGCGTCTTCATGCGATTCTCTGTGACCGCCTGCATGCGATGTATGAACGTGCACGTCTACTGGCAATTGAGGAAGAGCGTAGTCGAGCAAATCGGCGTGAAAGCACTGCTACAGCGCTGCGGCTGAAGCCCAAGCCAGACATTCAAATGGAAGATTACTATCCCACGTTCCTTGATATGCTTAAGAATGTGCTAGACGGTAATATGGACTCGAATACGTTTGAGGATACAATGAGAGAAATGTTTGGTATCTACGCCTACATATCTTTCACGCTCGATAAG GTCGTTTCTAATGCTGTACGTCAGCTTCAGTATTGTGTTACTGAGAGAGCTGCTTTAGACTGTGTAGAACTTTATGCCACGGAACAGAGGCGCGGAAGCACTGGCGGTTTTTGCAGAGACGCTAACAAGTACAATGAGAAAGAGATGGTTTATCAGCGAAAGGCAGAGAATATACTTAATGAAGAAAACTGCTTTAAGGTTTACATT TATAAAATTGATTGTCGCGTAACCATTGAACTTTTGGACTCTGAGCCTGAAGAGTTGGAGAAATCCGTTATTAAGGAACAGAAGTTCAGCAAATATGTGGAACATCTGGCAAACCCTGCCATAGAGGTTGGCGGCGCTGATGGGAGGGGCAGTAGCGCCAATATAATATCAAATGCAGTTTTAAATCTTGAAATGCCCGAAACATCTGAAATCAAAaaggaagaggaggaggaaaaCGCTGAG CACCAAAATAGTGGTGGTAAGAGAAAGCCTCGTTTCTTGCTGCGTAACAAACGTCGATCAAAGCTACATGAGGAACAAGTGCGTCAATTGTTCGAACAGAAAAAAGCCGAAGAACAGCAGAAGCCAGCAACCACCATAGCAGCAGGGGTACTTTCAACGGGATCTGAGTGTTGTGATTCCCCAATtagcaataataacaatagCTGGAGTAAACGTCTGCCTGAACGATTGGGCACTCCCCAGGTGGGTCTGGCCGAGCAATATGCATTTAATGATCGCGACGAGATTAATGCCATTGTCAGCAATGGTCGCTGTTTTGTGACGAGCAAAAATCTTAAGTTACTCAAATACGATGCAGTGCGTCGTGCCAAGAAG AGTCATTGCCGTGTCACACAGGCCAAACATGCACAGTTCCAAATTTTTGTCAACAAATGGCTTCAAAAGTATGTCAGTGATCAACAACATAAGCATTGCACTGACTGGCTACTAGGCAGGACATCCGAACAAGTTTGTTCTAGTGGCTGGGGAATCACTAGCAAAACGAAATGTTTGCAAAATAAAGATACGACGAGAACGCCGTATCGCGTATACAGCAAATATAAAGTTATTCAAGTCGCCCCTACACTAACAACCTCTTCGGTGACAACTTCAGCGGTAGCAGCACAGGAAACAACATCTATAGTGCCTTCATCCACAGCAACTGCTTTTGCTTCGTCATCTAGCTTCAACAACACCTCTAACAACAACACTATTACCAATATCACCACCATTTTACCATCCACTGAAACCACAAGTACACCTAGTATCAGCGGAAGCAGTTCGAATCGCACTCCACAGCAGCAGCTCTGCAATAGTGCAGCTGCTGCAGCCAATATTTCTAGCAATTCTGAAGCGGCTTTACAGCAAGTGCGGCCTATGGAAAGCTAA